In a genomic window of Dyadobacter fermentans DSM 18053:
- a CDS encoding LLM class flavin-dependent oxidoreductase encodes MKKIGFLSFGHWSNHPAYNARTASDTLLQSIDLAVAAEEIGLDGAYFRVHHFAAQLASPFPLLAAIGAKTSKIEIGTGVIDMRYENPLYMVEDAGAADLISEGRLQLGISRGSPEQVIDGWRYFGYEPEQGETDADMGRRKALEFLERLNGVGFAEPNPYPMFPNPPGLLRVEPHSEGLRERIWWGAGSNATAVWAAENGMYLQSSTLKNDEGGKPFHVQQAEQIRLYKEAWKKAGHQREPRVSVSRSIFALVTDQDHRFFGQEAGRTDKIGTIEPGKRAIFGRSYAAEPDQLVKELAQDEAIQEADTLLLTIPNTLGVDYNIHVLSSILKYVAPGLGWR; translated from the coding sequence ATGAAAAAAATAGGTTTTTTGTCGTTCGGGCATTGGTCTAACCACCCGGCTTACAACGCCCGGACCGCCAGCGACACGCTGCTTCAATCCATCGACCTTGCTGTGGCTGCCGAGGAAATCGGGTTGGACGGCGCGTATTTCCGCGTGCATCACTTTGCTGCGCAGCTCGCTTCGCCGTTTCCGTTGCTGGCCGCTATCGGTGCCAAAACGAGCAAGATAGAAATCGGAACGGGCGTGATTGACATGCGCTATGAAAATCCGCTGTACATGGTGGAAGACGCAGGCGCGGCCGACCTGATCTCTGAAGGGCGATTGCAGCTCGGCATCAGCAGAGGGTCGCCGGAGCAGGTGATCGATGGCTGGCGCTATTTCGGGTATGAGCCCGAGCAGGGCGAAACCGACGCGGATATGGGACGACGGAAGGCACTGGAGTTTCTGGAAAGGCTCAATGGCGTGGGATTTGCCGAGCCGAACCCCTACCCCATGTTTCCGAACCCGCCTGGCCTGCTGCGCGTCGAACCTCACTCGGAAGGACTGCGCGAACGCATTTGGTGGGGCGCCGGCTCCAACGCTACGGCCGTCTGGGCCGCTGAAAACGGGATGTACCTGCAAAGTTCGACGCTTAAAAACGATGAAGGCGGCAAGCCGTTCCATGTCCAGCAAGCCGAGCAGATCAGGTTATACAAGGAGGCCTGGAAAAAAGCGGGTCACCAGCGTGAGCCGAGGGTTTCGGTGAGCCGGTCTATTTTCGCATTGGTGACCGACCAGGACCATCGGTTCTTCGGGCAGGAAGCCGGCAGAACCGATAAAATCGGAACGATCGAACCGGGCAAACGGGCCATTTTTGGTCGGAGCTACGCCGCCGAGCCGGATCAGCTCGTGAAAGAGCTGGCTCAGGACGAAGCCATCCAGGAAGCGGATACGCTGCTTTTAACCATTCCGAACACCCTCGGTGTCGATTACAACATTCATGTGCTGTCTTCTATTTTGAAATACGTGGCCCCGGGCCTGGGCTGGCGCTAA
- a CDS encoding DoxX family protein: MEKRNRIIYWIFTAWLALGMTSTGVVQLMKMEEEVKMFAHLGYPEYLLTIIGVWKILGVVAVLIPGFPLLKEWAYAGFFFCMSGAIVSHIALGDPIGQVAPPLLLLVLTGISWYFRPAARRMEPVRPAGF; this comes from the coding sequence ATGGAAAAGAGAAACCGGATCATCTACTGGATTTTTACGGCATGGCTCGCCCTTGGAATGACTTCGACGGGCGTTGTGCAGCTCATGAAAATGGAAGAGGAGGTGAAAATGTTCGCGCACCTCGGCTACCCCGAATACCTGCTGACGATCATCGGCGTATGGAAAATTCTCGGCGTGGTGGCAGTACTTATTCCCGGCTTTCCACTTCTTAAAGAGTGGGCTTACGCGGGCTTTTTCTTCTGCATGTCGGGCGCGATCGTTTCGCATATTGCGCTGGGCGATCCGATCGGCCAGGTGGCGCCACCGCTGCTACTGCTTGTTCTGACGGGGATTTCCTGGTATTTCCGGCCCGCAGCCCGGAGAATGGAGCCAGTGAGGCCGGCCGGTTTTTAA
- a CDS encoding SRPBCC family protein, producing MERKTKINAENGRQDLVITREFDLPLDLLFKAYVEPEIVEQWMGTKVVKLECKPHGSWRFETSDRQGNVVLRTNGVIHDFVPGRKITRTFEMESTPFPVQLEFLEFESLTDTTSKLTMQIVYRSVADRDEMLKLPFAQGINMAHNRLQEVANQLK from the coding sequence ATGGAACGGAAAACGAAAATCAATGCTGAAAACGGCCGGCAGGACCTGGTGATCACCCGGGAATTCGACCTGCCGCTCGACCTGCTTTTCAAAGCCTATGTGGAGCCGGAAATCGTGGAGCAGTGGATGGGGACCAAAGTGGTGAAACTGGAATGCAAACCGCACGGAAGCTGGCGTTTCGAAACGTCGGACCGCCAGGGGAATGTCGTGCTCCGTACCAATGGCGTGATCCATGATTTCGTGCCGGGACGCAAGATTACCCGCACCTTCGAAATGGAAAGTACGCCGTTTCCGGTTCAGTTGGAATTCCTGGAATTTGAGTCGCTGACCGACACGACAAGCAAACTGACGATGCAGATCGTGTACCGGTCGGTGGCCGACAGGGACGAAATGCTGAAACTGCCATTCGCGCAGGGCATCAATATGGCGCACAACAGGTTACAGGAGGTTGCCAATCAATTGAAATAA
- a CDS encoding PepSY-associated TM helix domain-containing protein, translating to MDPRKYNIYFHTHTISGIIIAALLYVIFFAGSFSFFKDDIAAWQKGRSEVARDFDPPYNHLLDSLSQHYNLRGRNFNFYLLRQGQGSYVDMSVSQDTTVSKPKPKPQKEERRRGRGRRDNDDSAYFRYHFSDKKAGDYSDSYDMAEFLYRLHFLAQLNQVGINIGTPFGYLVAGIVAFLFLFALITGLLLHWDKIKTNFFLFRPMSKWKTVWTDMHTVLGVIGFPFQLIFAVTGVVLIVNYVLLTPFANLLYNGDSDKLYESLQYNRSVKVDYTYKPMNGTFDMDAMVARWQNEWKDSQITRIYIRNYMDESMQVSLEAKPNPNANFAGSGYATVHVPSGKVLEEKSPNAGGNYIDTVKSLVYHLHFGDFGGTPLRIVFFLLGLMGCAVIISGIMIWLVARDKVATELRKRKFNFWASNFFLSACLSMLPVTAFTFIMIKTLTHVDQSVIYNTYFYSWLVLGIYLMALRNLPQMNRHTLLLSAVLCTGVPIANGMATGLWMWTTWSQGAFDIFFIDALFLVLAGCSAYAYTRVNVQAKPFQVLGRA from the coding sequence ATGGATCCTAGGAAGTATAATATCTATTTTCATACGCATACCATCAGCGGGATCATCATTGCGGCCCTGCTGTATGTGATATTCTTTGCCGGCTCTTTTTCTTTCTTCAAAGACGATATCGCGGCGTGGCAAAAGGGACGGTCCGAAGTGGCCCGCGATTTTGATCCACCCTACAACCACCTGCTCGATTCGCTGTCGCAGCATTATAACCTCCGCGGCCGGAATTTCAACTTCTATTTGCTGCGGCAAGGCCAGGGAAGCTATGTGGACATGAGCGTATCACAGGACACGACCGTGAGCAAGCCGAAACCCAAGCCCCAAAAGGAAGAACGCAGAAGGGGCAGAGGGAGACGGGACAATGACGATTCGGCCTACTTCCGCTACCATTTCTCCGACAAAAAAGCCGGTGATTATTCCGACAGTTACGACATGGCCGAATTCCTCTACCGCCTGCACTTTCTGGCGCAGCTCAACCAGGTAGGGATCAATATCGGAACGCCGTTCGGTTACCTGGTGGCCGGGATCGTCGCATTTCTGTTCCTTTTTGCGCTCATTACGGGTTTGCTGCTGCATTGGGACAAGATTAAAACCAATTTCTTCCTGTTCAGGCCGATGAGCAAATGGAAGACCGTCTGGACCGACATGCACACCGTGCTGGGCGTGATCGGCTTTCCGTTCCAGCTAATATTTGCTGTGACGGGCGTGGTCCTGATTGTCAACTACGTACTCCTGACGCCATTCGCGAACCTGCTTTACAACGGCGACAGCGACAAACTGTACGAGAGCCTGCAATACAACCGCAGCGTGAAGGTGGATTACACCTACAAGCCGATGAACGGCACGTTCGATATGGACGCCATGGTGGCGCGTTGGCAAAATGAATGGAAGGACAGCCAGATTACCCGCATTTACATCCGCAATTACATGGATGAAAGCATGCAGGTGAGCCTCGAAGCCAAGCCGAACCCCAACGCAAACTTCGCCGGCTCCGGCTATGCGACGGTGCATGTGCCCAGCGGCAAAGTGCTGGAAGAGAAATCACCCAACGCAGGCGGCAATTATATCGATACGGTGAAAAGCCTGGTATATCATCTGCATTTCGGCGACTTCGGCGGCACGCCATTGCGGATCGTGTTCTTTTTGCTGGGGCTAATGGGCTGCGCCGTCATCATTTCGGGCATTATGATCTGGCTCGTAGCACGCGACAAAGTTGCGACGGAGCTGCGGAAGCGTAAATTCAACTTCTGGGCGAGCAACTTCTTCCTGTCGGCCTGCCTGAGCATGCTCCCGGTCACGGCATTCACATTTATCATGATCAAAACGCTCACGCACGTGGACCAATCGGTGATTTACAACACCTACTTTTACAGCTGGCTGGTGCTGGGCATTTACCTGATGGCCCTGCGCAACCTCCCGCAAATGAACCGCCACACGCTGCTGCTTTCCGCGGTCCTCTGCACAGGCGTACCCATCGCCAACGGCATGGCCACGGGCCTCTGGATGTGGACGACATGGAGCCAGGGCGCTTTCGATATATTTTTTATAGACGCATTATTCCTCGTGCTGGCGGGCTGTTCGGCATATGCGTACACGCGGGTGAATGTGCAAGCGAAGCCTTTTCAGGTGTTGGGGAGAGCGTAG
- a CDS encoding pectinesterase family protein yields the protein MFRKTGQLLLWLLIHFTVRAQVQAVEQQFVVAQDGSGDFKTIQEAVNAVRDHSQIRATIRIKSGTYREKLVIPAWKKNITLIGESAEHTIITNNDFSGKDFPGRDFTGNAKFSTYTSYTVLVQANDCTLQNLTIENTAGRVGQAVALATEGDRIEVFNCRILGNQDTLYTSKNGRNFFRDCLITGTTDFIFGEATAVFQNCTIHSLTNSYITAASTTSEQAFGYVFFNCKLTAAGEATKVYLGRPWRPFAKTVFIDTEMGAHIVPAGWDPWKGDNMFPEKEKTAFYAEYNSTGPGANAQARAPWTKQLTAGEREQYTIDHILSGWTPGRKLRLQPSGVPDTSFSVKGSYRQEHPRRPDIRIADAPRPASVQEIRQVPYRTTPMDKQLLIDIYKPAKKGKTRHPAVLMVHGGGWRSGDRTHNTHLARKLAAKGYVCITADYSLSTQALYPAAIHDLKAAVRWMRTNAQEYGIDTARIAIMGFSAGGELAAFIGATNGNGQFEGERGEEKPSSTVQAVVDIDGILAFIHPESGEGNDSRSVSAATYWFGYPKTERPDLWKEASPLTHVTAQTPPFLFINSSVDRMHAGREDFIQKLNAFGTYSEVRTFADAPHTFMFFDPWFEPTLATISGFLDKVLNPKSTSGKK from the coding sequence ATGTTCAGGAAAACCGGTCAGCTCTTGCTATGGTTGCTCATCCATTTCACCGTCCGCGCTCAGGTACAGGCCGTTGAGCAGCAATTCGTAGTTGCGCAGGACGGCAGCGGCGATTTCAAAACGATACAGGAAGCGGTGAATGCCGTACGCGACCATTCGCAGATCCGCGCCACGATACGCATTAAAAGCGGGACTTATCGTGAAAAACTGGTGATACCCGCCTGGAAAAAGAATATCACACTCATCGGCGAAAGCGCCGAACATACCATTATTACAAACAACGACTTTTCGGGCAAGGACTTTCCCGGCCGCGATTTTACAGGTAATGCGAAGTTTAGCACCTACACCTCATACACCGTGCTCGTGCAGGCCAACGACTGCACCCTTCAAAACCTGACCATCGAAAACACCGCAGGCCGTGTGGGTCAAGCGGTTGCATTGGCGACCGAGGGCGACCGGATCGAAGTTTTCAATTGTCGCATCCTCGGCAACCAGGATACGCTCTATACCTCCAAGAACGGCCGGAATTTCTTCCGCGACTGCCTTATCACCGGCACCACCGACTTCATTTTCGGTGAAGCGACGGCCGTTTTTCAGAACTGCACCATCCACAGTCTCACCAACTCCTACATCACCGCCGCCTCCACAACCAGTGAACAGGCATTCGGCTACGTGTTTTTCAACTGCAAACTCACCGCAGCCGGCGAAGCCACCAAAGTATACCTGGGCCGACCGTGGAGGCCTTTTGCCAAAACCGTTTTCATAGACACCGAAATGGGCGCGCACATCGTGCCCGCAGGCTGGGACCCCTGGAAAGGCGATAACATGTTCCCCGAAAAGGAAAAAACCGCATTCTACGCCGAATACAACAGCACAGGCCCGGGTGCCAACGCCCAGGCACGTGCACCCTGGACAAAGCAACTGACCGCCGGCGAAAGGGAGCAATACACGATAGACCATATACTTTCGGGATGGACACCGGGCCGCAAGCTTCGTTTGCAGCCCTCCGGCGTACCCGACACGAGCTTTTCCGTGAAGGGCTCCTACCGCCAGGAACACCCCCGACGCCCCGACATCCGCATTGCAGACGCGCCCAGACCGGCTTCGGTGCAGGAGATACGCCAGGTGCCCTACCGCACCACGCCGATGGACAAGCAGCTGCTGATCGACATTTATAAGCCTGCTAAAAAGGGTAAAACGCGCCACCCGGCCGTTCTCATGGTACACGGTGGTGGCTGGCGCTCGGGCGACCGCACGCACAACACCCACCTCGCACGCAAGCTCGCCGCGAAAGGTTACGTCTGTATTACAGCCGATTACAGCCTGTCCACGCAAGCCCTCTACCCCGCCGCCATTCACGACCTTAAAGCTGCCGTGCGCTGGATGCGCACCAATGCTCAGGAATACGGCATTGATACCGCCCGCATTGCCATAATGGGTTTCTCGGCCGGCGGAGAACTGGCCGCTTTTATAGGTGCCACAAATGGGAATGGACAATTTGAAGGCGAGCGCGGTGAAGAAAAGCCATCCAGCACGGTGCAGGCGGTGGTCGACATTGACGGCATTCTGGCGTTCATCCACCCCGAATCGGGCGAAGGCAACGATTCCCGGTCTGTTTCTGCCGCTACTTACTGGTTTGGTTATCCCAAAACCGAGCGCCCCGACCTTTGGAAGGAGGCCTCGCCGCTCACGCACGTGACCGCTCAAACACCGCCTTTTCTGTTTATCAACAGCTCTGTGGACCGGATGCATGCCGGGCGGGAGGATTTTATTCAAAAACTGAATGCATTCGGCACATACAGCGAGGTACGGACATTCGCTGATGCCCCGCACACATTTATGTTTTTTGATCCGTGGTTTGAGCCTACGCTAGCCACTATTTCCGGTTTTTTGGATAAGGTGTTAAACCCAAAATCCACAAGCGGAAAGAAATAG
- a CDS encoding serine hydrolase domain-containing protein produces the protein MPDDPNDGIDTGCKTCAGSGFSELDSTPIPIADRDIRSIFFQDGEAGNLPNLSPYKYRNRLDFYNFLKSHAKDYDNDLMVYIGRRDTTEFCFRQGKYNADTKLSIMSASKAVTAAVIMSIVESGKLTLDDKVSKYIPSFNNEKKEITIRQLLSHTSGIVVESRFDSRRDLTLAQNIDSIAVRTQLLFTPGKQALYGSVSYGVAARVAEVIEKKTWAQIFQERIGSKCGMKDVVYSPEHPLNPEPGYGIICSMNEYLRFLTMIYNKGTYNGVRILKAESIAIMEQDNTNKVDPTYGLGLFRYEIQNGVSTEVACLSARGVHAWVNRSKNYYGLIFTQAGFEKTILTNLAFRDLVRRKL, from the coding sequence TTGCCCGATGACCCAAACGACGGGATCGACACGGGTTGTAAAACTTGTGCCGGCAGCGGTTTTTCAGAACTCGATTCAACGCCCATTCCCATTGCCGACCGAGATATCAGGAGTATTTTCTTTCAGGATGGCGAGGCAGGCAACCTGCCCAATCTTTCGCCGTACAAATACCGGAACCGCCTCGATTTTTACAACTTCCTGAAATCGCACGCGAAAGATTACGATAACGACCTGATGGTGTACATCGGTCGCCGCGATACGACCGAGTTTTGTTTCCGGCAGGGGAAATACAATGCGGATACAAAGCTATCGATCATGTCAGCCTCGAAGGCTGTGACGGCCGCGGTGATCATGAGCATTGTAGAGTCGGGGAAGCTTACGCTGGACGACAAGGTGAGCAAATACATTCCTTCTTTCAACAACGAGAAGAAAGAAATTACGATCCGGCAGCTGCTCTCGCACACGTCGGGGATTGTGGTGGAATCGCGGTTTGACAGCCGCCGCGACCTCACACTCGCCCAGAATATCGACAGCATTGCCGTTCGCACGCAGCTGCTTTTCACGCCGGGCAAGCAGGCGCTTTACGGCAGCGTGAGCTACGGCGTGGCGGCTCGGGTGGCCGAGGTGATCGAGAAGAAAACCTGGGCACAGATATTCCAGGAGCGGATCGGTTCGAAATGCGGGATGAAAGATGTGGTATACAGTCCCGAACACCCGCTGAACCCGGAGCCGGGCTATGGGATCATTTGCTCGATGAACGAATACCTGCGCTTTCTCACGATGATTTACAACAAGGGAACCTACAATGGCGTGCGCATCCTTAAAGCGGAGTCGATAGCGATTATGGAGCAGGATAATACCAATAAGGTTGACCCAACCTATGGCCTGGGCCTGTTCCGGTATGAGATCCAGAACGGCGTTTCCACGGAGGTGGCCTGCCTGAGCGCCCGCGGCGTACATGCCTGGGTGAACCGTTCGAAAAACTATTACGGGCTGATCTTTACGCAGGCCGGTTTTGAAAAAACGATTTTGACCAACCTGGCTTTCAGGGACCTGGTGCGCCGGAAGCTGTGA
- a CDS encoding DUF4256 domain-containing protein → MKNDKKELSAEGRDELLATLKARFEKNKARHEGIRWANVEARLEARSEKLWTLDQMELTGGEPDVIGFDKQSGEYIFCDCSPESPKGRRSLCYDRDAWNFRKENKPENTALDVAAEIGIEILDEETYRHLQTLGKFDLKTSSWIKTPANIRKLGGAVFCDRRYDTVFYYHNGAESYYAARAFRGTLRV, encoded by the coding sequence ATGAAAAACGACAAAAAAGAACTTTCGGCAGAGGGCCGCGACGAGCTGCTCGCCACCCTGAAAGCGCGTTTCGAAAAAAACAAAGCCCGCCACGAGGGCATCCGCTGGGCCAACGTGGAAGCCCGCCTCGAAGCCCGCAGCGAGAAATTATGGACGCTCGACCAGATGGAACTGACCGGCGGCGAACCCGACGTGATCGGTTTCGACAAGCAGTCGGGCGAGTACATCTTCTGCGACTGCTCGCCGGAAAGCCCCAAAGGTCGCCGTAGCCTGTGCTATGACCGCGACGCGTGGAATTTCAGGAAAGAAAACAAACCGGAAAACACCGCGCTCGACGTGGCTGCTGAAATAGGCATTGAAATACTCGACGAGGAAACCTACCGCCATTTGCAAACGTTGGGCAAATTCGACCTGAAAACGTCGAGCTGGATTAAAACGCCGGCCAACATTCGCAAACTGGGCGGAGCGGTGTTCTGCGACCGCCGGTACGACACCGTTTTTTACTACCATAATGGCGCCGAGTCCTATTACGCAGCGCGGGCCTTCCGCGGAACGCTGCGCGTGTAG
- a CDS encoding acyltransferase family protein, translating to MVESFTKPKTKASKSTDRIFGLDLMRACSIVMVFLSHSMPLNPLDAHFPFGWLGLGVEAFFVLSGYLIGRIILRTVLEPGISWQAVKVFWVNRWLRTLPAYLFALGIYYCFYSDMRNIIFYVFFAQNLLTPAQGFFPHSWSLAVEEWFYLTFPLALLAIAGIMGRKGTRFRIFLTSIVVFLVVGIITKSIYHWMYHQDMFTQLLNKKLLMPSWKTFVPPSGDWDGMRKMVMFRIDAIAYGCLVAYVLERWDLSHKVRVWLLALGGMLLLLCFQIIQHTIAGGQINYYVDVMLLPLFCVTFALMLPYAVACPRPGNALVKIVTSISQTSYSFYLMHFLVLDFVIKWYEKNLGTVAGLQWAVFLGTYFFIYLIAYLMYKFVELPFMNYRKKLFPNSVHVSRS from the coding sequence ATGGTAGAAAGCTTTACCAAACCAAAAACAAAAGCTTCGAAGTCGACAGACCGCATTTTTGGACTTGACCTCATGCGCGCATGTTCAATTGTGATGGTGTTCCTGTCGCACTCCATGCCGCTCAACCCCCTGGATGCGCATTTCCCGTTTGGCTGGCTGGGCCTGGGTGTGGAAGCGTTTTTCGTGCTGAGCGGTTACCTGATCGGCCGCATTATCCTGCGTACCGTTCTCGAACCTGGCATCAGCTGGCAGGCCGTAAAGGTTTTCTGGGTTAACCGCTGGCTGCGCACGTTACCGGCCTACCTCTTCGCGCTGGGCATATATTATTGCTTTTATTCCGACATGCGCAACATCATTTTCTACGTCTTTTTTGCGCAAAACCTGCTCACGCCGGCGCAGGGATTTTTCCCGCATTCGTGGAGCCTCGCCGTCGAAGAATGGTTTTACCTCACTTTTCCGCTGGCATTGCTGGCCATTGCGGGCATTATGGGCCGGAAAGGGACCCGGTTCCGTATTTTCCTCACCAGCATTGTTGTGTTTCTGGTCGTTGGCATCATTACCAAATCCATTTACCATTGGATGTACCATCAGGACATGTTTACGCAATTGCTCAACAAAAAACTGCTGATGCCCAGCTGGAAAACGTTCGTTCCGCCCTCGGGCGACTGGGATGGCATGCGCAAAATGGTCATGTTCCGGATCGACGCCATTGCCTATGGATGTTTAGTTGCGTATGTACTGGAAAGGTGGGACCTTTCGCATAAGGTGCGCGTGTGGCTGCTGGCACTGGGCGGGATGCTCTTGCTGCTGTGCTTTCAGATTATCCAGCATACAATTGCGGGGGGGCAGATCAATTATTACGTGGATGTAATGCTGCTGCCGCTTTTCTGCGTGACTTTCGCTTTAATGCTGCCCTATGCGGTGGCGTGCCCGCGGCCGGGGAATGCATTGGTGAAAATCGTTACGAGTATAAGCCAGACGTCCTATTCTTTTTATCTGATGCATTTCCTGGTTCTCGACTTCGTCATCAAATGGTACGAAAAGAACCTCGGAACCGTGGCCGGGTTGCAATGGGCCGTGTTTCTGGGTACGTATTTTTTTATCTATTTAATCGCTTATTTAATGTACAAATTCGTAGAATTACCGTTTATGAATTATCGTAAAAAACTATTTCCGAATTCCGTGCACGTCAGCAGATCATGA
- a CDS encoding ArsR/SmtB family transcription factor has translation MNLRRDVFQAIADPTRRAILLLLASQSLTAGAIASNFDTARPTVSRHLAILTECELLKQEQAGREVHYHLNPDKMKEIAEFIEPFRKMWDDRFNALESIMKNYQSKK, from the coding sequence ATGAACCTGAGACGAGATGTTTTCCAAGCCATAGCAGATCCGACCCGCCGGGCGATCCTGCTTTTACTGGCCTCGCAATCGCTTACGGCGGGAGCGATTGCCTCGAACTTCGATACGGCCAGGCCGACGGTGTCCCGCCATCTGGCCATCCTGACGGAATGTGAGCTGCTGAAACAGGAGCAAGCCGGCCGGGAAGTCCATTACCACCTCAATCCCGACAAAATGAAGGAGATCGCCGAGTTTATCGAGCCGTTCAGGAAGATGTGGGACGACCGGTTTAATGCATTGGAATCCATTATGAAAAACTATCAATCCAAAAAATAG
- a CDS encoding SRPBCC family protein, with the protein MSRKLVQKDIHIQASAEQIWRIITEDEHNVKWLAAFGEGNIAQTDWQEGSKARFTDDSNVGLIAVIRESRPFEKILIQNIGILTDGKEDYDSDEAIESQEFFEQYLLTPEDNGVRMQVQVNVEDEFYDEISDCWERALGIMKGQAEGG; encoded by the coding sequence ATGTCACGGAAACTGGTTCAAAAAGACATTCACATCCAGGCCTCAGCCGAACAAATCTGGCGGATCATCACCGAGGACGAACATAATGTAAAATGGCTCGCTGCTTTCGGCGAGGGTAACATCGCCCAGACCGACTGGCAGGAAGGAAGCAAAGCCCGTTTCACGGACGACTCCAATGTAGGCCTGATCGCCGTGATCCGCGAAAGCCGCCCGTTCGAAAAAATCCTCATCCAGAACATCGGCATCCTCACCGACGGAAAAGAAGATTACGACAGCGACGAAGCCATCGAAAGCCAGGAATTTTTCGAACAATATCTTCTAACCCCGGAAGATAACGGCGTGCGGATGCAGGTGCAGGTGAATGTAGAGGATGAATTTTATGATGAGATTTCGGATTGCTGGGAAAGGGCGCTGGGGATTATGAAGGGGCAGGCGGAGGGGGGATGA
- a CDS encoding SH3 domain-containing protein has protein sequence MSDRLLSNGLISKTWLSMSMGFRGTKEAIRKGNYQLLQRAPATTLCGLGVDFNEANPVDPDFGAFTIDDDPVDGALEPVLQNRYIVIARNGLRLREGPGTQFEVIGSMRPGQVIFATITIDGWARVDVEGDGLIDGFASADFLQRT, from the coding sequence GTGTCTGACAGACTTCTTTCCAACGGCTTGATCAGCAAAACGTGGCTGTCGATGTCAATGGGATTCCGGGGAACAAAAGAGGCGATCAGGAAAGGGAACTACCAATTACTGCAACGCGCGCCTGCCACAACATTGTGCGGCTTGGGCGTCGATTTTAATGAGGCCAATCCGGTAGATCCCGATTTTGGTGCCTTCACAATTGATGACGACCCGGTAGACGGCGCGTTGGAGCCGGTACTGCAAAACAGGTATATAGTAATCGCGCGGAATGGCTTACGGCTAAGGGAAGGCCCCGGCACGCAGTTCGAGGTAATAGGGAGCATGAGGCCCGGACAGGTGATCTTTGCAACAATCACCATAGACGGCTGGGCACGGGTAGATGTGGAAGGGGACGGCCTGATCGACGGCTTTGCGTCCGCAGATTTCCTGCAAAGGACATAA
- a CDS encoding alpha/beta hydrolase, giving the protein MERQIIFLQGGGSKEDYEADQPLVDSLREHLVPGYDIHYPLLPDDGTPDLGRRSQIAAHIAASSDGVLLVAHSFGASMLLACLSEIEIQRKIGGIFLISTPFWEGNEDWVEPFKLRADFAGKLDRTIPLFFYHCLDDEEVPVEQLSVYEQELPWATFRKIPTGGHQLNNDLGIVAQDILAPI; this is encoded by the coding sequence ATGGAAAGGCAGATCATTTTCTTACAGGGAGGCGGTTCAAAAGAGGACTATGAGGCCGATCAGCCGTTGGTTGATTCGCTCCGGGAACACCTGGTGCCCGGATATGACATTCATTACCCATTGTTACCGGATGATGGCACTCCGGATCTCGGCAGGAGGAGCCAGATCGCCGCACATATAGCAGCCAGCAGCGATGGTGTACTATTGGTGGCACATTCATTCGGCGCGTCGATGCTGCTCGCTTGTCTGTCTGAAATAGAAATCCAACGGAAAATAGGTGGTATTTTCCTGATTTCCACCCCGTTCTGGGAAGGGAATGAGGATTGGGTTGAGCCATTCAAATTGCGTGCGGATTTTGCCGGCAAGCTGGACCGGACAATTCCCCTGTTTTTTTACCATTGTCTGGATGATGAGGAAGTTCCTGTCGAACAACTTTCGGTATACGAACAGGAACTTCCCTGGGCGACATTCCGGAAAATTCCAACCGGGGGACATCAGCTGAATAACGATCTGGGCATTGTAGCGCAAGATATTCTTGCACCCATTTGA